One stretch of Marinobacterium iners DNA includes these proteins:
- a CDS encoding D-amino acid aminotransferase, translated as MNKDIVYLNGEYLPADQAQISVFDRGFLFADSVYEVIPYYQGVGFRLQQHLDRLAYSLRAIRIETEYDWAAILDELVSRNGGGNLSVYLQISRGSAGYRTHAYDDRMQPTVFACCSPIRDIYADGPEQVQGFKVIVTADLRWHRCDIKSTGLLPNILVLQQAREAGADEALLVRDGLLSEGTSCNLFLVRQGVIYTPKRSSEILGGTTRELILELAAENGIPYQEVDLRPDELAGADEVWISSSTRGVVPVLEIDGCPVADGAKGPLWQRMFTLFTRFQHRLMTGESS; from the coding sequence ATGAATAAAGATATCGTCTACCTCAACGGTGAATACCTGCCGGCGGATCAGGCACAGATCTCTGTGTTTGATCGCGGCTTTCTGTTTGCTGACAGTGTGTATGAAGTGATCCCTTACTATCAGGGGGTTGGCTTTCGCCTGCAGCAACATTTAGATCGTCTTGCCTACAGCCTGCGTGCCATCCGAATCGAAACAGAGTATGACTGGGCGGCTATTTTGGATGAGCTTGTCAGTCGGAACGGAGGCGGTAACCTCTCGGTCTATCTACAGATCAGCCGAGGCAGTGCCGGTTACCGTACCCACGCCTATGACGACCGGATGCAACCAACCGTGTTTGCCTGCTGCTCTCCGATCCGCGACATCTATGCAGATGGCCCGGAGCAGGTTCAGGGCTTCAAGGTGATCGTGACTGCTGACCTGCGCTGGCATCGCTGTGATATCAAGTCCACCGGTCTGCTGCCCAATATTCTGGTACTGCAGCAGGCACGAGAAGCAGGCGCTGATGAAGCTTTGCTGGTACGTGATGGTCTGTTGAGTGAGGGTACCTCCTGCAACCTGTTTCTGGTACGTCAGGGCGTGATCTATACGCCCAAACGCAGTTCGGAAATTCTGGGTGGTACCACGCGGGAACTTATTCTGGAACTGGCGGCCGAGAATGGCATCCCCTATCAGGAAGTTGATTTACGACCGGATGAACTGGCTGGTGCGGATGAGGTCTGGATTTCCAGCTCCACTCGTGGCGTTGTGCCGGTGTTGGAGATTGATGGATGCCCCGTTGCCGATGGCGCCAAGGGCCCGCTGTGGCAGCGCATGTTTACCCTGTTTACCCGTTTCCAACACCGGTTGATGACCGGAGAGAGCTCATGA
- a CDS encoding HP0495 family protein produces MSTEPKAPKIEFPHPDYPIKVIGDNAHDFKGMVVEIVQVHAPDLDIEQVTVQESGNGNYSSVRMRITATSKEQLENLHQDLKATGRVKMVL; encoded by the coding sequence ATGAGTACAGAACCCAAAGCACCCAAAATTGAATTTCCTCACCCCGACTATCCGATCAAGGTGATTGGTGACAATGCGCACGACTTCAAGGGAATGGTGGTTGAAATCGTGCAAGTCCATGCACCGGATCTGGATATTGAACAGGTCACCGTTCAGGAAAGCGGCAACGGCAACTACAGCTCGGTGCGTATGAGAATTACCGCGACCAGCAAGGAACAGCTGGAAAATCTGCATCAGGATCTCAAAGCGACCGGCCGTGTGAAGATGGTGCTCTGA
- the lipB gene encoding lipoyl(octanoyl) transferase LipB, producing MTLADQLIVRELGLQPYAPIWQRMQTFTNNRTADSRDEIWLLQHEPVFTQGQAGKAEHLINPGSIPVVQVDRGGQVTYHGPGQLIAYLLLDLRRRKLGVRDLVDIIEQSIVAVLADYGINAYPKPDAPGVYVDERKICSLGLRIRRGCSFHGLALNLNMDLEPFLRINPCGYAGLEMTQVQTLVPDADLAQLPNNLVNYLVKKLGYNQITRTPILED from the coding sequence ATGACGTTAGCTGACCAGCTGATTGTGCGTGAGCTGGGGCTTCAGCCCTATGCCCCTATCTGGCAGCGGATGCAAACGTTCACCAACAATCGTACAGCGGACAGTCGCGACGAGATCTGGTTGCTTCAGCATGAACCGGTCTTCACACAAGGGCAGGCAGGTAAGGCAGAGCATCTGATTAACCCCGGCAGCATACCTGTGGTACAGGTGGATCGCGGTGGTCAGGTAACCTACCACGGCCCCGGCCAGCTCATCGCTTACCTCTTGCTGGACCTGCGTCGACGCAAGTTGGGAGTACGTGATCTGGTCGATATTATTGAGCAGTCAATCGTGGCCGTGTTGGCTGACTACGGTATCAATGCCTACCCGAAACCGGATGCGCCGGGCGTATATGTCGATGAGCGCAAGATCTGCTCGCTTGGACTCCGTATCCGCAGGGGTTGCTCGTTTCACGGCCTGGCACTTAACCTGAACATGGATCTGGAGCCTTTTCTGCGCATAAACCCCTGCGGTTACGCGGGGCTTGAAATGACTCAGGTGCAGACCCTGGTGCCCGACGCCGATCTGGCGCAACTGCCCAATAACCTAGTAAATTACTTGGTTAAAAAATTGGGGTATAATCAGATCACCCGCACACCAATACTGGAAGACTGA
- the lipA gene encoding lipoyl synthase — protein sequence MAESTEKNSGRVEQGVKLRGAEKVARIPVKVIPTEKEEMQRKPDWLRVRMGSNAEVKRIKDKLRKHKLASVCEEASCPNLGECFSHGTATFMIMGDICTRRCPFCDVAHGRPNALAPEEPRELAEAIADMGLRYVVITSVDRDDLRDGGAQHFADCIRETRQRIPSIQIETLVPDFRGRMDVALEILEQTPPDVFNHNLETVPRLYRKVRPGADYQWSLDLLKRYKALRPEVRTKSGLMVGCGETNDEIIEVMRDLRAHDVDMITIGQYLQPSRNHLALERYVTPDEFAEFERIAKELGFTHVASGPLVRSSYHADLQAKGERVS from the coding sequence ATGGCTGAATCCACCGAAAAAAACAGCGGTAGAGTCGAGCAGGGCGTCAAACTGCGTGGCGCTGAAAAGGTTGCTCGTATCCCGGTCAAGGTGATCCCGACCGAGAAGGAGGAGATGCAGCGCAAGCCGGACTGGCTGCGGGTTCGCATGGGCTCCAATGCTGAAGTTAAGCGGATCAAGGACAAGCTGCGCAAGCACAAGCTGGCGTCTGTCTGTGAAGAGGCCAGTTGCCCCAATCTGGGTGAATGTTTTAGTCATGGCACAGCGACTTTCATGATCATGGGCGATATCTGTACCCGTCGTTGCCCATTTTGTGATGTGGCCCATGGTCGTCCCAACGCACTGGCACCGGAAGAGCCGCGTGAGCTGGCCGAAGCGATTGCCGATATGGGACTGCGCTATGTGGTGATCACTTCGGTGGACCGTGACGATCTGCGTGATGGTGGCGCCCAGCATTTTGCCGATTGCATCCGTGAGACCCGTCAGCGTATTCCGTCGATACAGATTGAGACGCTGGTGCCTGATTTCCGTGGTCGCATGGACGTGGCACTGGAAATTCTCGAACAGACCCCGCCTGATGTGTTTAACCACAACCTGGAAACCGTTCCTCGCCTGTACCGTAAGGTACGGCCGGGGGCTGACTATCAGTGGTCACTGGATCTGCTCAAGCGCTACAAGGCACTGCGACCTGAAGTGCGGACCAAATCCGGCCTGATGGTGGGCTGTGGCGAAACCAATGACGAGATCATCGAAGTGATGCGTGATCTGCGAGCACATGACGTTGACATGATTACCATCGGTCAGTACTTGCAGCCAAGTCGTAACCATCTGGCGCTGGAGCGTTATGTGACGCCTGACGAATTTGCTGAATTTGAGCGGATTGCGAAGGAGCTGGGCTTTACCCATGTGGCGAGCGGCCCGTTGGTACGCTCTTCCTACCATGCGGATCTGCAAGCCAAGGGTGAACGTGTAAGCTGA
- a CDS encoding c-type cytochrome, with protein MKKTLLVAAAALTLSSTAAMAERSGEELYKTKCSVCHATGVAGAPKFGDAAAWAPRAEKGIDALLATSLTGINAMPPKGTCMDCSDEEMKSAIQYMLDAAK; from the coding sequence ATGAAAAAAACTCTGCTGGTCGCTGCCGCGGCCCTGACGCTGTCCTCGACTGCCGCCATGGCCGAGCGCAGCGGTGAAGAACTCTACAAAACCAAGTGCTCCGTATGCCACGCTACAGGTGTTGCCGGTGCTCCGAAGTTCGGTGATGCTGCCGCTTGGGCACCCCGTGCCGAGAAAGGTATTGATGCACTGCTGGCAACTTCTCTGACCGGCATTAACGCCATGCCGCCCAAGGGCACCTGCATGGATTGCTCGGATGAGGAAATGAAGTCCGCCATCCAGTATATGCTGGACGCTGCCAAGTAA
- a CDS encoding disulfide bond formation protein B: MSTPAVESFLNHVFRPGIYWSILLVGSLSAEGVALYFQYGLDYGPCVLCIHIRLWVAALVLVAITGLLAQRCTHLQKVCHLLTAAIALGFTERSWRLLAIERNWIEGSCSFDSGLPDWFAPDHWWPWMFEIWESCGYTPEMLGGLTMAELLAGAGLVFVPLAFIGLIRSLLQR, translated from the coding sequence ATGAGCACACCAGCTGTTGAGTCATTTCTGAATCATGTATTCAGGCCCGGCATTTACTGGTCAATTCTATTGGTCGGCAGCCTATCGGCTGAGGGCGTGGCACTATATTTCCAGTATGGGCTGGACTATGGCCCCTGCGTGCTCTGCATCCATATCCGCCTCTGGGTTGCGGCTCTTGTTCTGGTTGCAATAACAGGCCTTTTGGCACAGCGTTGCACTCATCTGCAAAAGGTCTGTCACCTTCTGACTGCCGCTATTGCGCTGGGCTTTACCGAACGCAGCTGGCGCTTATTGGCCATTGAGCGCAACTGGATTGAGGGCAGCTGCAGTTTTGACTCTGGACTGCCTGACTGGTTTGCACCGGACCATTGGTGGCCCTGGATGTTCGAGATCTGGGAGTCCTGCGGCTATACACCGGAAATGCTGGGCGGTCTGACCATGGCCGAGCTGCTGGCCGGTGCAGGTTTGGTGTTTGTACCACTGGCATTCATCGGCCTTATCCGCAGCCTACTGCAACGCTGA
- a CDS encoding cytochrome-c peroxidase, whose product MTLTRLLKHSLLALAIGTVSHSAIANEPIQPIEPLKNVNLALAELGKKLYFDPRLSKSGFISCNSCHNLSMGGTDNIKTSIGHGWAQGPINSPTVLNSSLNVAQFWDGRAADLKEQAGGPIANPAEMGFTHVLAVDVIQSIPGYVREFRLVFGDEEVNIDKITDAIAEFENTLVTPNARFDQWLLGDQDAITPFEREGYELFKTSGCVACHNGPAVGGNSFQKMGLIEPYQTNNPVEGRAAVTGKDADRFTFKVPTLRNVELTYPYFHDGEAATLTEATDIMGRLQLGRKFTDEENAKIVAFMKTLTGDQPQFLMPILPPSVDATPKPQPFD is encoded by the coding sequence ATGACACTTACACGCCTGTTGAAACACTCACTGTTGGCACTTGCCATCGGCACTGTGAGCCACTCGGCCATTGCCAATGAGCCGATCCAGCCAATCGAACCGCTCAAGAACGTGAACCTGGCCCTGGCCGAACTGGGCAAGAAACTCTACTTCGACCCACGCCTGTCCAAGTCAGGTTTCATCTCCTGCAACTCCTGCCACAACCTGAGCATGGGCGGCACCGACAATATCAAGACGTCCATCGGACATGGCTGGGCACAGGGTCCGATCAACTCGCCCACTGTTCTTAACTCCAGCCTCAACGTGGCACAGTTCTGGGACGGTCGTGCGGCTGACCTGAAGGAGCAAGCCGGTGGTCCGATCGCCAACCCGGCCGAAATGGGTTTCACTCACGTGCTGGCCGTCGATGTCATTCAAAGCATTCCAGGCTATGTACGTGAATTCCGCCTGGTATTCGGTGATGAAGAGGTGAATATCGACAAGATCACCGATGCCATTGCCGAGTTCGAAAATACGCTGGTGACACCAAACGCCCGTTTTGACCAGTGGTTGCTGGGCGATCAGGATGCCATCACCCCGTTTGAGCGTGAAGGCTACGAGCTGTTCAAGACCAGCGGCTGTGTTGCCTGTCACAACGGCCCGGCAGTCGGCGGCAACTCGTTCCAGAAAATGGGCCTGATTGAGCCCTACCAGACCAACAACCCTGTTGAAGGCCGCGCGGCGGTTACCGGCAAGGATGCGGATCGTTTTACCTTCAAGGTACCGACCCTGCGCAACGTGGAGCTGACCTATCCGTACTTCCACGACGGTGAGGCGGCCACCCTGACCGAAGCCACCGACATCATGGGTCGCCTGCAGCTGGGCCGTAAATTCACCGATGAAGAAAACGCCAAGATCGTGGCCTTCATGAAAACTCTGACCGGTGACCAGCCCCAGTTCCTGATGCCGATTTTGCCACCATCGGTGGATGCGACTCCGAAACCTCAACCGTTTGATTGA